In one Umezawaea sp. Da 62-37 genomic region, the following are encoded:
- a CDS encoding helix-turn-helix domain-containing protein has translation MVASKWTALAIGALEDGPRRFGEVRRKLEGITQKMLTQTLRTLARDGLITRTVYPTVPMRVDYELTALGRSLVVPLRVLREWSVENIDVIEAARVAHDAAVEVEGVR, from the coding sequence ATGGTCGCGAGCAAGTGGACGGCGTTGGCGATCGGCGCGCTGGAGGACGGGCCGCGACGGTTCGGTGAGGTGCGGCGGAAGCTCGAGGGGATCACGCAGAAGATGCTGACGCAGACTTTGCGGACGCTCGCTCGTGATGGGTTGATCACGCGGACGGTGTACCCGACGGTGCCGATGCGGGTTGATTACGAGCTGACGGCGTTGGGGCGGAGTTTGGTGGTGCCGTTGAGGGTGCTGCGGGAGTGGTCGGTGGAGAACATCGATGTGATCGAGGCGGCTCGGGTGGCGCATGATGCTGCGGTTGAGGTGGAGGGGGTGCGGTGA
- a CDS encoding serine/threonine-protein kinase, with protein MGEVAKVVAGRYRALRQLGRGGMGVVWLAEDLVIGRRVALKELPTSSPEEAERVLREARTAGRLNSPNVVGVYDVIIEDGTTYLVMELVEAPTLAAVMKQDGALPADRVVSIGLHVLSALETAHAAGIVHRDVKPSNIMVLPDGGAKLADFGIARAMDDPRLTATGTMMGTPGYMAPELFNGSVPSPASDLWALGATLFHAVEGRSPFMRDTTASTMHAVLYEPPVLKVGSGPLAAVIMRLLTRAVEGRPTAAQVRELLHKPGEPETVFIEPVTSYATKPVDTSEWTEAVPAKPKRRKVFIASGAALAAAALAAVFLVKPTLGGEATPSPNNLVQSSSVTTTTTTTTAAPSSATSSEVPTTSTTTEETTKQSVPPPVVTTTDAPKPPEAVQLLRYRNAAGWHYSGTPNVAPPAGFTTEGGIGKLLANPDPGTKPLYSCALNGTEDRMSSLSANCEGNTVYGLLGYVLAEKPADIPALPLFRCNTGTQHFDSVTTDCEGQTVEFQYGWVLN; from the coding sequence GTGGGCGAGGTGGCGAAGGTGGTTGCGGGGCGGTATCGCGCGCTGCGCCAGCTCGGCCGCGGGGGCATGGGTGTCGTGTGGCTGGCCGAGGATCTGGTGATCGGGCGGCGGGTGGCGCTCAAGGAGTTGCCGACGTCGTCGCCGGAGGAGGCCGAGCGGGTCCTGCGCGAGGCGCGGACCGCGGGGCGGCTGAACAGTCCGAACGTGGTCGGCGTGTACGACGTGATCATCGAGGACGGCACGACGTACCTCGTGATGGAACTGGTCGAGGCGCCGACGTTGGCCGCCGTGATGAAGCAGGACGGCGCCCTGCCCGCCGATCGTGTCGTGTCGATCGGATTGCACGTGCTGAGCGCGCTGGAGACGGCGCACGCGGCGGGGATCGTGCATCGGGATGTGAAGCCGAGCAACATCATGGTGTTGCCGGACGGCGGGGCGAAGCTGGCGGATTTCGGGATCGCGCGGGCGATGGACGATCCGCGGCTGACCGCGACCGGCACCATGATGGGGACGCCGGGGTACATGGCGCCGGAGCTGTTCAACGGCTCGGTGCCGTCGCCGGCGAGTGACCTGTGGGCGCTCGGGGCGACGCTGTTCCACGCCGTGGAAGGCCGGTCGCCGTTCATGCGCGACACGACGGCGTCGACCATGCACGCGGTGCTGTACGAACCGCCGGTGCTCAAAGTCGGGTCCGGGCCGTTGGCGGCGGTGATCATGCGGCTGCTGACGCGGGCGGTCGAGGGGCGACCGACGGCGGCGCAGGTGCGGGAACTGCTGCACAAGCCCGGTGAACCGGAAACGGTCTTCATCGAACCGGTCACGTCCTACGCGACCAAGCCCGTGGACACGTCGGAGTGGACCGAGGCGGTACCGGCGAAACCCAAGCGCCGCAAGGTGTTCATCGCCTCGGGAGCAGCACTCGCCGCCGCCGCGCTGGCCGCCGTGTTCCTCGTCAAACCGACGCTCGGCGGCGAGGCCACACCGTCGCCGAACAACCTGGTGCAGTCGTCCAGCGTGACAACGACAACGACCACCACGACCGCCGCACCCAGCAGCGCCACGTCCAGCGAAGTCCCGACGACCTCCACCACGACGGAGGAGACCACGAAGCAGTCGGTCCCGCCGCCGGTGGTGACCACGACCGACGCCCCCAAGCCGCCGGAGGCAGTGCAACTGCTGCGCTACCGCAACGCCGCGGGCTGGCACTACAGCGGCACGCCGAACGTCGCACCACCGGCGGGCTTCACCACCGAGGGTGGCATCGGCAAACTCCTCGCGAACCCCGACCCCGGCACGAAACCCCTGTACTCGTGCGCGCTCAACGGCACCGAAGACCGCATGTCGTCGCTATCCGCGAACTGCGAGGGCAACACCGTGTACGGCCTGCTCGGCTACGTCCTCGCCGAAAAACCGGCGGACATACCGGCCCTACCGCTGTTCCGCTGCAACACCGGAACCCAGCACTTCGACTCCGTCACAACGGACTGCGAAGGCCAAACCGTCGAATTCCAATACGGCTGGGTCCTCAACTAA
- a CDS encoding type II toxin-antitoxin system VapC family toxin, translating to MIVLDTNVISELMRQVPEDAVVRWVDRYPVDEVFITAVTAAELVYGVARLPDGQRKTVLAAKVSELLAEDFQDQILPFDDGAAEYYGEIAAACEGLGRPVSMADAQIAAICRRFAACLATRNIKDFVDTGLMLLNPWGEVTEHA from the coding sequence GTGATCGTTCTCGACACCAACGTCATCTCCGAACTGATGAGGCAGGTTCCGGAAGATGCCGTGGTCCGCTGGGTTGACCGGTACCCGGTTGACGAAGTCTTCATCACGGCCGTCACGGCCGCCGAGCTCGTGTACGGGGTCGCCCGACTCCCCGATGGGCAACGCAAAACCGTACTTGCCGCCAAGGTCTCAGAGCTCCTGGCGGAAGACTTCCAAGATCAAATTTTGCCGTTCGACGACGGGGCTGCCGAGTACTACGGCGAAATCGCCGCGGCGTGCGAAGGCCTGGGGCGCCCGGTCAGCATGGCCGACGCGCAGATCGCTGCGATTTGCCGCCGATTCGCCGCTTGCCTGGCGACGCGGAACATCAAGGACTTCGTCGACACCGGCCTCATGCTGCTCAACCCGTGGGGCGAGGTCACCGAACACGCCTGA
- a CDS encoding FitA-like ribbon-helix-helix domain-containing protein, with translation MAILTIRDFDEGLKAKLRVRAAEHGRSMEAEVRAILASVLTKSNSGPGMGSRIRQRFDGVDDLPVELPRRTERARAVEFPE, from the coding sequence GTGGCGATCTTGACGATCCGCGACTTCGACGAGGGTTTGAAGGCCAAGCTCAGAGTTCGTGCCGCTGAGCACGGCCGCTCGATGGAAGCCGAAGTGCGGGCGATCCTCGCCTCGGTGCTGACCAAGTCGAATTCCGGACCCGGGATGGGTTCCAGGATTCGACAGCGGTTCGACGGCGTGGACGACCTGCCGGTCGAGCTTCCGCGGCGCACGGAGCGGGCACGAGCGGTGGAGTTCCCTGAGTGA
- the rlmN gene encoding 23S rRNA (adenine(2503)-C(2))-methyltransferase RlmN produces MTALPLVFDAPKRGLPPRHLADLSAEGRREAVAALGEKPFRAAQLSNHYFGRLTADPAAMTDIPAATREALVADLMPPLFTEVRSVACDEGTTRKTLLRAHDGTLVESVLMRYPDRATLCISSQAGCGMACPFCATGQGGLQRNLSTAEIVDQVRRGAAAMRDGELPGGPGRLSNIVFMGMGEPLANYKRVIDAVHRICDPAPDGLGISQRSVTVSTVGLVPAIRKMTEEGLHVRLAVSLHTPDDELRDTLVPVNTRWKVSEVMEAARGYADRTGRRVSIEYALIRDINDQGWRADMLGKLLRKHLGPLVHVNLIPLNPTPGSKWDASPKPVEREFVRRVIAQGVTCTVRDTRGQEIAAACGQLAAEG; encoded by the coding sequence ATGACTGCCCTCCCCCTTGTTTTTGACGCGCCCAAGCGCGGGCTCCCGCCGCGCCACCTGGCCGACCTCTCCGCCGAAGGGCGTCGAGAAGCCGTCGCCGCGCTCGGCGAGAAGCCCTTCCGGGCCGCCCAGCTGTCGAACCACTACTTCGGCAGGCTCACGGCCGACCCGGCCGCGATGACCGACATCCCGGCCGCCACCCGCGAGGCCCTCGTCGCCGACCTCATGCCGCCGCTGTTCACCGAGGTCCGCTCGGTCGCGTGCGACGAGGGCACGACCCGCAAAACCCTGCTCAGAGCCCATGACGGCACGCTCGTCGAGAGCGTCCTCATGCGCTACCCGGACCGCGCCACCCTGTGCATCTCCAGTCAGGCCGGCTGCGGCATGGCGTGCCCGTTCTGCGCCACCGGACAAGGCGGACTCCAGCGCAACCTGTCGACGGCGGAAATCGTCGACCAGGTCCGCCGCGGCGCCGCCGCCATGCGCGACGGCGAACTGCCCGGCGGTCCGGGCCGCCTGTCGAACATCGTGTTCATGGGCATGGGCGAACCGCTGGCCAACTACAAGCGCGTCATCGACGCCGTCCACCGCATCTGCGACCCGGCGCCGGACGGCCTTGGCATCTCGCAGCGATCGGTCACGGTGTCGACGGTGGGCCTGGTGCCCGCGATCCGGAAGATGACGGAGGAGGGGCTGCACGTCCGCCTCGCCGTCTCGCTGCACACGCCGGATGACGAGCTGCGCGACACGCTGGTGCCGGTGAACACCCGGTGGAAGGTGTCGGAGGTGATGGAGGCGGCCCGCGGGTACGCCGACCGCACCGGGCGGCGGGTGTCGATCGAGTACGCGCTGATCCGCGACATCAACGACCAGGGCTGGCGCGCGGACATGCTGGGGAAGCTGCTGCGCAAGCACTTGGGCCCACTGGTGCACGTGAACCTGATCCCGCTGAACCCGACGCCGGGGTCGAAGTGGGACGCCTCGCCGAAGCCGGTGGAGCGCGAGTTCGTGCGGCGGGTGATCGCGCAGGGTGTGACGTGCACTGTTCGGGACACGCGTGGTCAGGAGATCGCGGCGGCCTGCGGTCAGTTGGCGGCTGAGGGCTGA
- a CDS encoding PadR family transcriptional regulator produces MRSPFSHEHHGHRHHRSGGFDDPRRGFGGGFGGPPPPPFPPDAEMPFPPNPWGRGRGGGRRGGPGHGPGGRQPRGNVRAAVLALLAERPMHGYEMIQEIGQRTDGVWRPSPGSVYPTLQMLADEGLVSATEEAGGKKLFTLTETGTAEAGKHEGATPWEQVNDEIDSVAAKLRTASRHLGSSMQQMAHAGTREQKNRAVEVLNEARRKIYAILGELDVEEDTDDSE; encoded by the coding sequence ATGCGATCCCCATTCAGCCACGAACACCACGGTCACCGGCACCACCGTTCCGGAGGCTTCGACGACCCGCGCCGCGGCTTCGGCGGCGGCTTCGGCGGCCCGCCGCCTCCCCCGTTCCCGCCCGACGCCGAGATGCCCTTCCCGCCCAACCCCTGGGGTCGCGGACGGGGCGGCGGCAGGCGCGGCGGGCCGGGGCACGGTCCCGGCGGGCGGCAGCCCCGCGGCAACGTCCGCGCGGCCGTCCTCGCCCTGCTGGCCGAACGGCCCATGCACGGCTACGAGATGATCCAGGAGATCGGCCAGCGCACCGACGGCGTGTGGCGCCCGAGCCCCGGCTCGGTCTACCCGACGCTGCAGATGCTGGCCGACGAGGGCCTGGTCTCCGCCACCGAGGAAGCGGGCGGCAAGAAGCTGTTCACGCTCACCGAGACGGGCACCGCGGAGGCGGGCAAGCACGAGGGCGCGACCCCGTGGGAGCAGGTCAACGACGAGATCGACAGCGTCGCGGCCAAGCTCCGCACGGCGTCGCGGCACCTCGGGTCCTCGATGCAGCAGATGGCGCACGCGGGCACCAGGGAGCAGAAGAACCGGGCCGTCGAGGTCCTCAACGAGGCCCGCCGCAAGATCTACGCGATCCTGGGCGAGCTGGACGTCGAAGAGGACACCGACGACTCGGAGTGA
- a CDS encoding aldo/keto reductase has product MEKRSASRIGRPVGVVGLGCWQLGGDWGRVEEGDGIALLHAAADAGVTFFDTADVYGDGRSEELVGRFLRERDDSGVFVATKMGRRVEQVPENYSRENFLAWNDRSRANLGVDTIDLVQLHCPPTPVYSTDEVFDSLDELVRAKRIAAYGVSVETVEEALLAIARPNVVSVQIILNAFRLKPLERVLPAAAEAGVAIIARVPLASGLLSGRYTAATTFGDDDHRTYNRNGEAFDQGETFSGVPFEVGLEAVERLRPLVPAGATLAQFALRWIVDQPGVTVVIPGARNAEQVRGNVAAADLAPLAPRALSEVTAVYDELVRPHVHDRW; this is encoded by the coding sequence GTGGAGAAGCGAAGCGCGAGCAGGATCGGACGCCCCGTGGGCGTCGTGGGATTGGGTTGCTGGCAGCTCGGCGGCGACTGGGGCCGGGTGGAGGAGGGCGACGGCATCGCCCTCCTCCACGCCGCCGCGGACGCGGGCGTGACCTTCTTCGACACCGCCGACGTGTACGGCGACGGTCGCAGCGAGGAGCTGGTCGGGCGGTTCCTGCGGGAACGGGACGACTCGGGCGTCTTCGTCGCGACCAAGATGGGTCGCCGGGTCGAGCAGGTGCCGGAGAACTACTCGCGCGAGAACTTCCTCGCGTGGAACGACCGCTCACGGGCCAACCTGGGCGTGGACACGATCGACCTGGTGCAGCTGCACTGCCCGCCGACCCCCGTGTACTCGACCGACGAGGTGTTCGACAGCCTCGACGAGCTGGTGCGGGCGAAGCGGATCGCCGCCTACGGCGTGAGCGTCGAGACGGTCGAGGAGGCGCTGCTGGCCATCGCGCGGCCGAACGTGGTGAGCGTGCAGATCATCCTGAACGCCTTCCGCCTCAAGCCGCTGGAGCGGGTGCTCCCGGCGGCCGCCGAGGCGGGTGTCGCGATCATCGCGCGGGTGCCGCTGGCGTCGGGCCTGCTGTCCGGGCGGTACACCGCCGCGACGACGTTCGGCGACGACGACCACCGCACGTACAACCGCAACGGCGAGGCGTTCGACCAGGGCGAGACGTTCTCCGGCGTGCCGTTCGAGGTGGGCCTGGAGGCCGTCGAACGGCTGCGCCCGCTGGTACCCGCGGGCGCCACCCTCGCCCAGTTCGCGCTGCGCTGGATCGTCGACCAGCCGGGCGTCACCGTCGTGATCCCCGGCGCGCGCAACGCCGAGCAGGTGCGGGGCAACGTCGCGGCGGCCGACCTCGCGCCCCTCGCACCCAGGGCGCTGTCCGAGGTCACGGCCGTCTACGACGAACTGGTGCGGCCGCACGTGCACGACCGCTGGTGA
- a CDS encoding class I SAM-dependent methyltransferase translates to MRAALAAIRPVDVLPSPNIWHWPEVYQVENRAQDVNGAIWAALDRECGWAGLDVVDVGCGDGFHLPVFAATARSVTGVEPHPPLVVRAKTRVDGLPNASVVAGPAQRLPLPDACADLVHARTAYFFGPGCEPGLREADRVLRPGGALAIVDIDGESAPYGPWLCADEPRYNPVEVLGFFADNGFRLVRVTARWQFERREDLESVLRIEFSAKVAQRAIDGTPGLSFDVGYRLHVRDKPKGLVLP, encoded by the coding sequence ATGCGCGCGGCTTTGGCGGCGATCCGCCCCGTCGACGTCCTGCCGAGCCCGAACATCTGGCACTGGCCGGAGGTCTACCAGGTCGAGAACCGCGCGCAGGACGTGAACGGCGCCATCTGGGCCGCGCTGGACCGCGAGTGCGGCTGGGCCGGGCTGGACGTCGTCGACGTCGGCTGCGGCGACGGGTTCCACCTGCCGGTGTTCGCCGCGACCGCGCGCTCGGTGACCGGCGTCGAGCCGCACCCGCCGCTGGTCGTGCGCGCGAAGACCAGGGTCGACGGCCTGCCGAACGCCTCGGTGGTGGCCGGTCCGGCGCAACGGCTGCCGCTGCCCGACGCCTGCGCGGACCTCGTGCACGCCCGCACGGCGTACTTCTTCGGCCCCGGCTGCGAACCGGGGCTGCGCGAGGCGGACCGCGTGCTGCGGCCCGGCGGCGCGCTGGCGATCGTCGACATCGACGGCGAGTCGGCCCCGTACGGGCCGTGGCTGTGCGCGGACGAGCCCCGCTACAACCCGGTCGAGGTGCTGGGGTTCTTCGCCGACAACGGTTTCCGGCTGGTGCGGGTCACGGCGAGGTGGCAGTTCGAGCGGCGCGAGGACCTGGAGTCGGTGCTGCGCATCGAGTTCTCCGCGAAGGTCGCCCAGCGGGCCATCGACGGGACGCCGGGGCTGTCGTTCGACGTCGGCTACCGGCTGCACGTGCGCGACAAGCCGAAGGGGCTCGTCCTGCCCTAG
- a CDS encoding VOC family protein, with product MITPNPPALADLYAGAPCWAELPVTDLAATTDFYTGLFGWEFVDDRGYTVATLDGVPVAGLPHGTALPEQYTAWTLFLHTRHARATAEKVFALGGQVLRNPTPAIDHTQSTVVLDPTGAVIGFRHVPPDWRFGTTGHGAFAWAELNTRDGAAADAFFKELCHFDVMQIGDGHTVDYTVWSVDGKNVLGRQRMGRRLFPSDVPAHWMVYFTAAPEIGADSVANRVLELGGRITVEPYDTPYGRVTEVQDHAGEAFSVIDSSRAVPLTDDDRGSEVDDPYDD from the coding sequence GTGATAACGCCGAACCCGCCCGCGCTGGCGGACCTGTACGCGGGTGCGCCGTGCTGGGCCGAACTGCCCGTCACCGACCTGGCCGCCACGACCGACTTCTACACCGGTCTGTTCGGTTGGGAGTTCGTCGACGACCGCGGCTACACGGTCGCGACGCTCGACGGCGTCCCCGTCGCGGGCCTGCCGCACGGCACCGCCCTGCCCGAGCAGTACACGGCCTGGACGCTGTTCCTGCACACCAGGCACGCGCGCGCGACGGCCGAGAAGGTCTTCGCGCTCGGCGGCCAGGTGCTGCGCAACCCGACACCGGCGATCGACCACACGCAGAGCACCGTGGTGCTCGACCCGACCGGTGCCGTGATCGGGTTCCGGCACGTGCCGCCGGACTGGCGGTTCGGGACCACTGGTCACGGCGCGTTCGCGTGGGCTGAGCTGAACACCCGCGACGGTGCGGCGGCGGACGCGTTCTTCAAGGAGTTGTGCCACTTCGACGTGATGCAGATCGGCGACGGCCACACCGTGGACTACACGGTCTGGTCCGTGGACGGCAAGAACGTCCTGGGCAGGCAGCGGATGGGGCGCCGGTTGTTCCCCTCGGACGTGCCCGCGCACTGGATGGTCTACTTCACGGCCGCGCCCGAGATCGGCGCCGACTCGGTGGCGAACCGCGTGCTCGAACTGGGCGGGCGGATCACCGTCGAGCCCTACGACACGCCCTACGGCCGCGTCACCGAGGTGCAGGACCACGCCGGGGAGGCGTTCTCGGTGATCGACTCGTCCCGCGCGGTGCCGCTCACCGACGATGACCGCGGCTCCGAGGTGGACGACCCCTACGACGACTGA
- a CDS encoding phosphatidate cytidylyltransferase: MPGGGEQDAQVPSDGVDDAKKPSRAGRDLRSAIVVGVGLGVVVLVSLFTVRQVFIAVVAAAVAVSIFELARALRTSAGIQVALVPVLVGGQAVVWLAWPYERAGVLSAFVLTMLACMVWRIKDGAAGYLRDVTASIFTVAYVAMFASFAVMLVVPEDGAYRVIAFILGVVLSDTGGYIAGVLFGKHPMAPAISPKKSWEGFAGSMLAGMAGGALTVSLLLDGQWWQGVLFGAALVVSSTVGDLMESLIKRDLGIKDMGTLLPGHGGLMDRMDSLLPSAVISWLLLHLFVP, translated from the coding sequence GTGCCAGGCGGCGGTGAGCAGGACGCGCAGGTGCCGTCCGATGGTGTGGACGACGCGAAGAAGCCGTCACGGGCGGGGCGCGACCTGAGGTCGGCCATCGTGGTCGGCGTGGGTCTCGGTGTCGTGGTCCTCGTCTCCCTGTTCACCGTGCGGCAGGTGTTCATCGCCGTCGTCGCGGCGGCGGTGGCGGTGTCGATCTTCGAGTTGGCCCGTGCGCTCAGGACGAGCGCGGGTATCCAGGTCGCACTGGTGCCCGTGCTCGTCGGCGGGCAGGCGGTGGTCTGGCTCGCCTGGCCGTACGAACGCGCGGGCGTGCTCAGCGCGTTCGTGCTGACGATGCTCGCGTGCATGGTGTGGCGCATCAAGGACGGCGCGGCGGGCTACCTGCGCGACGTCACGGCGTCGATCTTCACGGTCGCGTACGTCGCCATGTTCGCCTCGTTCGCGGTGATGCTGGTCGTGCCGGAGGACGGCGCGTACCGGGTGATCGCCTTCATCCTGGGCGTCGTGCTGTCGGACACCGGTGGCTACATCGCTGGCGTGCTGTTCGGCAAGCACCCGATGGCCCCGGCGATCAGCCCGAAGAAGTCCTGGGAGGGCTTCGCCGGGTCGATGCTCGCGGGCATGGCGGGCGGCGCGCTCACGGTGAGCCTGCTGCTCGACGGCCAGTGGTGGCAGGGCGTGCTGTTCGGCGCGGCGCTCGTGGTCAGCTCCACGGTCGGCGACCTGATGGAGTCGCTGATCAAGCGGGACCTCGGCATCAAGGACATGGGCACGCTGCTGCCCGGCCACGGCGGCCTGATGGACCGCATGGACTCGCTGCTGCCGTCGGCCGTGATCTCCTGGCTGCTCCTGCACCTGTTCGTGCCGTAA
- the frr gene encoding ribosome recycling factor, translating into MIDDTLLDAEEKMEKAVAVARDDLAGVRTGRASPAMFSRIVVDYYGSPTPMNQLASVAIPEARMAVVKPYDSGQLNAIEKAIRDSDLGVNPSNDGSIIRIVIPQLSEERRREMVKVAKTKGEDAKITMRNIRRKAKEEIERLVKDGESGEDEGTRGEKELELVTQKYVHQIDELVKNKETELLEV; encoded by the coding sequence GTGATCGACGACACCCTCCTCGACGCCGAGGAGAAGATGGAAAAAGCGGTGGCCGTGGCGAGGGACGACCTCGCGGGCGTCCGCACGGGCCGCGCTTCGCCCGCCATGTTCTCCCGCATCGTCGTCGACTACTACGGTTCGCCGACCCCGATGAACCAGCTCGCGAGCGTGGCCATCCCCGAGGCGCGCATGGCCGTCGTCAAGCCCTACGACTCGGGCCAGCTCAACGCCATCGAGAAGGCCATCCGGGATTCCGACCTGGGCGTGAACCCGAGCAACGACGGCTCGATCATCCGCATCGTCATCCCGCAGCTCTCCGAGGAGCGCCGCCGGGAGATGGTGAAGGTCGCGAAGACCAAGGGCGAGGACGCCAAGATCACCATGCGCAACATCCGCCGCAAGGCGAAGGAGGAGATCGAGCGCCTGGTGAAGGACGGCGAGTCCGGTGAGGACGAGGGCACTCGCGGTGAGAAGGAACTCGAACTGGTGACGCAGAAGTACGTGCACCAGATCGACGAGCTCGTGAAGAACAAGGAAACCGAGCTGCTCGAAGTCTGA